In Oligoflexus sp., the DNA window CGCCAAAAGCCTAAAGCCGAAGGTCGCCCCCGGGTTTTGCTGTTTCCCGATACCTTCAATAACCACTTTCATCCCTATGTGGGGCGAGCGGCGACGGAAGTTCTGGAAAATGCGGGATTCGAGGTGCTCATCCCATCGCGGGTCTTCTGCTGTGGCCGGCCTCTTTATGACTATGGAATGCTCGATGAGGCGAAAAAGCTCCTGCTTCATACGATGGAAGGTCTGGAACCCTATGTGAAGGAGAATCTGCCGATCGTCGGACTTGAACCCAGCTGCATCGCGGTCTTTCGTGATGAACTGAAGAACCTTTTCCCGAAGAGTGAAAGGGCTCGTTTGCTGTCGCAGTCCTTTCATACCTTCGGTGACTTCATCAGTAAAAAAGCCCCGCGCTATCAGGTGCCTCAGCTGCAGCAGAAGGCCCTTGTCCACGGGCATTGTCATCACAAGGCCGTGATGGGCTTTGACGGCGATAAGAAACTTTTGGAGAAGACCGGCTTGGATTTCCAGATTCTCGATTCAGGATGCTGCGGCATGGCGGGCTCCTTTGGCTTTGAGCCTGGGGATAAATATCGTGTGTCGATCGCTGCCGGGGAAAAGGTTTTACTTCCTGAGGTTCGGAAGGCGTCGCCGCAAACTGTGATCATCGCCGATGGTTTCAGCTGCAAGGAACAGATCCGGCAAACGACGCCGCGGCAGGCTTTGCATATCGCGGAAGTGCTGCACATGGCGCTTCATAAAAACAAAGGGCTGGATATGAAGGCCGAGCGCCCGGAAGACTTTTACTATCGGAACTTCAAGACGCTTCCGGCCCGCTCCCGTCGCGCGCTGTATGTCACAGCCGGTCTTGCGCTGATCGTGGGCCTTGGGAGCTACCATTATATCAAGCAGCGCAGATCAGGCCGCTATGCGCGTCAGGTAATCTGAAAAGCTGAGGAACATGGCGACATAAACCAGGAACAGGGTTCCGCCCAGAAACCAGAAAATGGCTCTCTGGGCCACCCGTAGTTCCATGAAGTTTCGCATGACGACGGTGGCTTTCGCCAAGGCGATGGCGAAACTGAGCAGCATGCCGAGCCAGCCCAAAGACAGCTTATAGACGAGGACAGTCAACGCCAGAAGCGCGATCAAAGCCAGATAGCTGAAAGCATAGAGCCGGGTTTCTGATTTCACCATGGCAGCCTCGGTTTATCCATGAGATAGAGCATGGGAAAAAGGAAAATCCAGACGATATCCACAAAATGCCAGTAGAGCCCAAGATTCTCGGTGAAATGGAGCTGCGACGAAGGGATGTTGGTCTTGCGCGCCGTGTCTATCCAAAGCCCTGTGATCAGAAGAAGCCCGATGAGTACGTGAAGGCCGTGAAATCCCGTCATGATAAAATAGAGTCGCAGGAAAATCTCCCCCTGGCGTGGATTGACCTGGCCGGATCCTGGGAAGTCTCCACTTCGGATCTCCGCGGACCACTCGTATCCCTTGATACCAAGAAATACGGCCCCGAGAAGGAAGGTGAAGACCAGAGAGCGGAGCAAAAGACGCCGATTCTGCTGCTGCGCGCCGTGTACTGCCATCACCATGGTCCAGCTGCTCGTCAGAAGGATGCCCGTGTTGAGACTGCCGAGCAGAAGGTGCAGCTTTTGACTGAAATGCGCGAAGACCTCAGGATACAGATAGCCATAGATAAGAAAGGCCGAAAAAATCGCGCCGAAGAACATGATTTCGGAGGTGAGAAACACCCACATTCCAGCCGTGGCGGCTGCCTTCTGCTGCTCCAGAGCCACGAACTGATGCTCATGAAGGGGCGCTGTGGGGTTCGTCGCTTTTTCCAAAGAGTTGATCATAGGCATAGACTTCATCCTCGATATGGGGAATCCCGCTGAAATTGTCCTTCGATGGTGGTGACGGAACCTGCCACTCCAAGCCGGTCGCTGGCCACGGATTGGGTCCGGAGCGAGGCGCGTATTTCCACGACCAGGCCATATAGATGAAAGGCAAAAGGTAACCCACAGCCAGTATGCTCGCGCCCGCAGAAGAAAGGACGTTCCAAACCTGGAATTCCGGTGCATAGGAGTGATAGCGTCGCGGCATACCCTGATAACCCAGGACGAACTGCGGGAAGAATGTGAGATTGAAACCGACGAAGATCATGATGGCCGCGAGCCGTGCCCAGGATTCGGGATACATGCGGCCAAACATCTTCGGCCACCAGAAATGGAGCGCACCAAAATAGGCCATCACCGCGCCGCCGACCATGATGTAATGGAAGTGAGCCACCACGAAATAGGTATCATGCACATGCACGTCGATGGCCAGCGTGGCCACAAAAATCCCGGTCAGGCCTCCTATGGTAAAAAGACCAATGAAACCAATAACATAAAGCATAGGCGCCGATAACAGTATCGAGCCCTGGTAAAGGGTCGTGGTCCAATTGAAAACCTTGATGGCTGAAGGCACGGCGACGAGCATGCTCAGAAAGGAAAAGACCAGGCCCGCATAGGGCGATTGTCCCGACACGAACATATGATGTCCCCAGACCATGAAGCCGATAAAGGCAATGGCCAGGGAGGAACCGGCGATGAAGTTGTAACCGAAGACGCGTTTGCGCGCAAAACAGGTGATCACTTCACTGACCACGCCCATGGCGGGCAGGATCATGATGTAAACCGCGGGGTGGGAGTAGAACCAGAAAAGATGCTGGAAAAGCAGGGGATCGCCGCCCTTCCAGGGATTGAAGATGCCGAGGTCGGTCAGGTTTTCCAAGGCGATAAGGGCCAGCGTCATGGCCAGCACCGGCGTGGCGAGCACGTTGATGATGCTCGTCGCATACTGTGACCAGATGAAGAGCGGCAGTCGCCCCCAGCGCATGCCTGGAGCCCGCATCTTATGAATGGTCACGATGAAATTCAGACCCGTGAGTATCGAGGAGAAACCGACGATGAAAACTCCGGTGACCGCGGCGACCACATGCGAATTCGAATAAAGGCTGCTGTAAGGCGTATAGAAGGTCCAGCCGGTATCGACGCTGCCCAGCACCGCCGAGCCGATGATGATCGTGCCGCCTGCCATGAAAAGATACCAGCTGAGGAGATTCAGTCGGGGAAAAGCCAGGTCCTTGGCGCCGATCATGAGCGGCACCAGGAAATTTCCGAAGACTGCGGGAATGGACGGAATCAAAAAGAGCCAGACCATGACGATTCCGTGCAGCGAAAACAGCCGATTGTAGGTCGCGGCCTCCACAAGGTCGCCCTTGGGAGTGACGAGTTCCAGTCGAAAGAAGGTCGCTGCGATCCCTCCGATCACGAAGAAAAAGGTGATGGCGAACATATAAAGGAGCGCGATCCTTTTGTGATCGCGGGTCAGCAGCCAGGACCCGAGACTCGTCCCTTCCTGAAGATAATTGGGCAAGGCCGTTTCATTCATTTTTTTGCTCTCTCAGGGATTTGATATAGGCAGTGATACTCAGAATCTCGTCTTCGGTGATGCGGCCCTGATACGAGGGCATCGCCGGCTGAAAATTGCGCACGACCTTGGCCTGCGGGTTCAGAATGGACTCCCGGATATAGGCGTCGTTCACCACCGTGCTCGTGCCGTCGGCCAGCTCCACGGGCTTTCCATAGATGCCGCCGAACCAGGGGGCTATGCTCGTGCTCTCACTTTTGTGGCAGCTCGTGCAACCCAGGGATGCCACGAGTTTCGCGCCCTGCTGCGCAGTGCTGCCCATGCCCTGGGAGTTGCCGAGCCAGTTCTCGAAGTCCTCGGGCCTCATGGCGATGACCTGCCCGACCATCTCGGAATGCGATGTGCCGCAATATTCCGCGCAGAAGAGATGATAGCTGCCGGGAAG includes these proteins:
- the ctaD gene encoding cytochrome c oxidase subunit I — protein: MNETALPNYLQEGTSLGSWLLTRDHKRIALLYMFAITFFFVIGGIAATFFRLELVTPKGDLVEAATYNRLFSLHGIVMVWLFLIPSIPAVFGNFLVPLMIGAKDLAFPRLNLLSWYLFMAGGTIIIGSAVLGSVDTGWTFYTPYSSLYSNSHVVAAVTGVFIVGFSSILTGLNFIVTIHKMRAPGMRWGRLPLFIWSQYATSIINVLATPVLAMTLALIALENLTDLGIFNPWKGGDPLLFQHLFWFYSHPAVYIMILPAMGVVSEVITCFARKRVFGYNFIAGSSLAIAFIGFMVWGHHMFVSGQSPYAGLVFSFLSMLVAVPSAIKVFNWTTTLYQGSILLSAPMLYVIGFIGLFTIGGLTGIFVATLAIDVHVHDTYFVVAHFHYIMVGGAVMAYFGALHFWWPKMFGRMYPESWARLAAIMIFVGFNLTFFPQFVLGYQGMPRRYHSYAPEFQVWNVLSSAGASILAVGYLLPFIYMAWSWKYAPRSGPNPWPATGLEWQVPSPPSKDNFSGIPHIEDEVYAYDQLFGKSDEPHSAPS
- a CDS encoding cytochrome c oxidase subunit 3 family protein is translated as MPMINSLEKATNPTAPLHEHQFVALEQQKAAATAGMWVFLTSEIMFFGAIFSAFLIYGYLYPEVFAHFSQKLHLLLGSLNTGILLTSSWTMVMAVHGAQQQNRRLLLRSLVFTFLLGAVFLGIKGYEWSAEIRSGDFPGSGQVNPRQGEIFLRLYFIMTGFHGLHVLIGLLLITGLWIDTARKTNIPSSQLHFTENLGLYWHFVDIVWIFLFPMLYLMDKPRLPW